The following DNA comes from Musa acuminata AAA Group cultivar baxijiao chromosome BXJ1-4, Cavendish_Baxijiao_AAA, whole genome shotgun sequence.
TATAACTTTCTCTATCCCAGCAAAGAGCTTCTTCCAGATGATAAAGAAATGAGCATATTTGACCATTTAGAAGAGCTTCGCGAGAGAATTTTTGTCTCAGTTTTGGCTTTGGGAGCTGCTATGTTAGGCTGCTTTGTTTTTTCTAAGGATTTGATCATACTCCTTGAAGAGCCTGTTAGTTCACAAGGAGTTCGCTTTCTGCAGTTATCACCTGGAGAATTTTTCTTTACCACTCTAAAGGTAAAGTGTTTTCTCCATGGCTTCAGGTGCCGTAACTAATTTTTTGGATGCTTACAACTGAAATGATTGCTGTTTAGCTAGATGTGCCAGTCTTTTCAAAGTTGATGCTATAGATATTCTGTGCATTATGACCACATGAATTTTGCTTCTTGTTCCTTACAAAAGCTCATTGTCCTTTGACACATCTAGTAAGCATTCTTATGTTCAGAAGCCTATTCTTCTCAGCAATCACTATTAACATTTAGTGACCTTAGCTGAATATCATTGACTTATAAACATATCCATTTTACTCTTATTCTGTGTTCTTTTGATGATGGGGAATGGTTTGTTGAGTCTTTGGGAAAAGAATAGTGCATCTGTAGCTTAACACTTCTATTCTGTGATTTGGCTTCTCACTTCTTAGATGTTCTGTACAACTTTCAGCTAGCTTTCTTTTTGTCTCTTGTTTGATATCAGTCAAGTTGATAGATGTGATTGTGCCAGCTTAAACAGTATGTTGTTGTCACACAGGTATCTGGTTACTGTGGTCTTCTTCTGGGGAGTCCTGTCATTCTTTATGAGATCATAGCTTTTGTTCTTCCTGGTCTAACAAAGGATGAGAGGAAGTTCCTAGGACCCATTGTCTTGGGCTCCTCTGTCCTTTTCTATGCTGGCATTGCATTCTCCTATGCTGTTCTAACTCCTGCAGCCTTGAATTTCTTCGTGAACTATGCGGAAGGTGCTGTGGAGTCGTTGTGGTCCATCGATCAATACTTTGAGTTTGTTCTCGTTCTTATGTTCAGCACAGGACTGTCTTTTCAGGTAATGTTTCATGATCCTGTAAAGTTATGTTTTCCATGTTAGCTGCTGCAGACTATTAACTTAAAACACACTTTTAATTCCATCATTTTTTCTGCGTGTACTACTGCAAAAATGCATGGCATACTTGAACAATCTTGCTTTTGCAGGTTCCTGTTATCCAGCTTCTACTAGGGCAGGTTGGTCTGGTGTCCGGGGACCAAATGTTATCGATCTGGAGATACGTCGTGGTTGGTGCCGTTATTGCCGCTGCCATTCTTACCCCATCGACCGATCCCCTGACGCAGATGCTACTGGCAGGGCCTCTGCTGGGTCTCTACTTGGGTGGTGCATGGATGGTCAAATTAATAGGTCGTTAATCCAATCATCTtgtgcatgttttatcttcaccaGGGAAATTATGTGTATCAAAATATGAGGCACATCTCCTTTACATGCGACATTACTGTTTACATTCAGTGTATATTTCTTGTAGGCCATTTAGATCTTTCCAATTGCAGTCTTTGAAGTGTTTGTTAACTGATCATATCCAAACTTGGACAATAGCCTATCTTGTTATTGTAACAATTCAGGACTAGTATGCAGTATGATTTGGTATTACAAGGATTAATACACAATAAAAAGCTCATGTAATGACAATCCATTTTGTTCCATTTAATATGTAGTTTAATCGACTTTGGTGTCCTAATTATTGAGTTTAATCTGTATTTCGGAGTTGGCATCctctggaata
Coding sequences within:
- the LOC103981356 gene encoding sec-independent protein translocase protein TATC, chloroplastic, whose translation is MGSTILSLASHPQPSCCCRRRRLRPPNHWGDVARISVAPSFFWSSITSPKPSSRHRLICTALLQDDAPQGGQQQQDPPTQLPAGVGAAVEERPAENMSKDPLQSMKQDGEQNSVYNFLYPSKELLPDDKEMSIFDHLEELRERIFVSVLALGAAMLGCFVFSKDLIILLEEPVSSQGVRFLQLSPGEFFFTTLKVSGYCGLLLGSPVILYEIIAFVLPGLTKDERKFLGPIVLGSSVLFYAGIAFSYAVLTPAALNFFVNYAEGAVESLWSIDQYFEFVLVLMFSTGLSFQVPVIQLLLGQVGLVSGDQMLSIWRYVVVGAVIAAAILTPSTDPLTQMLLAGPLLGLYLGGAWMVKLIGR